GAGAGATGCTAGCTAGTggtcctttgtttttgtttttttgcagcGGTGGTAcatcttctttttctttttagaaggactacgtgCACCAGTGGTagctctttgagagtcttgttcaattctttttgggtgtccctcaggataaagtggttcccgagtcatcctacctcctctagtcattactttAACAGCATGATCATTGATATTCATCTACTCGATGACAGTTTATCTACCCTTCCATATGCCGATGTTACAATTCTTATTATGGAATATGGCCTTGAAAGTAAACAATTCATATCCGAACCTCATGACTAGCTAGGTTACCTACAATGGCATTGCCTCCACGGGCATGCAACACATACTCTCTAGGCGTGTTTTCTCTAAACATTGTCTTTAGCACTAACCACATCCAGTCAGCATCACATTATTGTTTAATTCTTTTGTTCTATAGCTCTCTGCTTGGCTAGCTGCAATTGCATTTCTACAAGTAAGTTTATTGTGGCTAGGTACAAACGGCAGAAATCCACTCCCACTTGCGCTCAATCATGCATACCGATCGCCCATGGCCGAGTGTCCGTTATACGCTGGATCTTGCTTAACCAATGGATCCACGGCCACGCTGCTGTCACCCCTGTCACGGCATTGAATGCCGTGTCGCGCTGCCGACGGGCACGGAGCTCTGCATGTCCATTCAGCATTTGTACGTACGTATACTGCCACTATAACAGCAACAACAAACACAGCGGCAGGCAAAGCTCCGTTGATATTTCTCCATCGCTGCTTGAACCCTCTCCAACCAATAGGATGTGTACGTACAGCATCTCACTTCTGCAGCCACATATACCTCGTATATATACACACGCACAcacatttttttaaatattttcaAGTTCCCTATATATACATGTAGTAGTAAGAGCAGGAGTACTTCCCAAGCTCTCATAGGCCACCTTGGCTGGCCCTTATCCGTACAAGTCCATTTAGACCACGCCACGCAAGcacttgttcttcttcctccatTCTCATCCTGCCGCCATGAAGCTAGCAGCTGCCTGCGCCTCggtatcttcttcttcttcttcttcttcttcttcttcttcttcttcacttttaTTGCATTTCGATTCACACCCATTGACACAGACATCCTGATCAATCTCTACTCCCTGAGCTAGATGGAGGTGAAGGCAAAGCCGGCGAGGGgcgggaagaggaccagggcaaGCGGCGGCACGGCTGGTGCGCCGACGGCAAAGGTACTGATGGAGAAGAAGGAGTCAGAGAAAGAGAGGCGGCAGCACATGAAGAGGCTCTGCGAGAAGCTCTCGTCCCTCATCCCCAAAGAAGACAACCCCCACGCTGTAAGAACCAAGAACATACTTCTCTTCACATGTTTATTTTTTTCTTAttacgtactccctccgttccaaattactcgtcatggttttagttcaaatttgaactaaaaccactacgagtaatttggaacggagggagtataactGAATAGTGTGATAGCTTGTGAGATAGCTGTTCCTCTCCAGTTCTCCATGTTTATATTGTATATCTCATACCGTCCAGAAAGCAATAAGTTTATACTTATGTATTCTGCGTATTTAAGTGGCGAATGGTAATTCACTGTGTTTGTTGGACATTTATTTTCACTTTAGGTACGACATACAGTATGCAGATCTAGTTATACCCTCATAAGTGAAATGTTTAAATGTAATGGCCGCCAGTATTGTCCTTCTCATCACATGAAATATCGTACTCAATGGTAGCTAGCAATTGAGTTCTACAGGCATTAAGTTTTCTTGGAATGTACGTGCTGCTTTCCTCGATCGAGTTCAATTTTCCTGCCAAACTCTGAAAATGCAGCTCCAAATTTTCAGTAAATAACTAACTGTCACGTTTGAAATATGAAGTCTTTCCATCTGCAGTTTGCAAGAATTATTACGGTTATCTTGCAATCTTGCAAAACTCATCCAGCTCTGAATTCGCATATAATATTCGCATGATATAGTATTGCTTCATGCCAAATATTCTCAGCTAATAATAAGAGTAACTTCACTAAAGGGGCTCGCTAGCTAATAATGAATCGACACTGTAGGACGGCAACATTTAGAAAGTAAATATCAATTCGTAATGGAGAGGAAGATAGTATGCAGTAAGATCTTGAAGATAATTTACGAATTAAGTCACACCCCCAAAATCAACTAACGGTGCACACATTCATTAGCCCCGTGTGGCGGAAAGCGCCATCGAAACCATTCGTGGAGGTGAACCACTTTTGAAGCTCATGGCATGTCGAGGTATGGTGCGAAAAAAAACTGCAAAGTACAAACCAATTATGCATTAAAGCAAATCCGCAATTTGGTTAACGTGTGATGATTTGGATAATCTAGTTTTGAAATCCAAAACTGTGTGTATTTGTGTGCATCACAATACATAGACTAAAGTTACAACTCTTCCATTGTCTTGAAAAGGAGGGGCTATCTGAGCCAAGGAAATCATGCATCAAACTAAAAAAAGAACTCCCATAATATTTTCACATTATTGTGCGTTAAATGTGTTTGTAGGATACAATGACCCAACTAGGCAGCCTGGATGTGGCCGCATCATACATCAAGAAGCTCAAGGAGAGGGTCGATGAGCTGCAACGTAAGAAGACCTCTGTGCAAGCCATGGCTACCTTAGGGGGAGTTAGTGGCATCTCAACGCCCACTACCACCACAACCAAAAGCAGCGGTGCGGGGTCACTGGACGGAGAAAAATATTTGGAGGCATCACCAACAGTAGTGGAGGTGCGACAACCCGACGATTCAAGCATGGAGGTGCGGCTGATATGCAGCACGAAGAGACCGATCAAGCTCCATGAGGTGATCACCATCCATGAAGAAGAAGGGGCCGACATCGTCAACGCCAATCACTCTGTTGCTGGCCACAAAATACTTTACACTATACACTCCCGGGTACGTACATATATAGGTATAGTTACATATAGGTATAATCTTTATATTTACAACATATAAATACATCTATGCTCCAAAATGTAAGCCACGCATGAGTCCTTGGATCCAGGTTTCGATAAATAATTAATTAGACTAATAAATATGGGTTATGTGGCATTAAAATTGTATCATTGGATTCATATTTAAAAAGCATTAGTTTATGAAAGAAATGATTTTTGTGGCAAAAGTTTTTTATTCATTTTCGAACGCTGGCTCGATAGCCTTATGAAAATATGTGTTCAAATTTATTTGAAGAGTACGGTTTGTTCTAGTGTAGCATGACGCTGAATTAATGAAATATATACAAGAAAAAGGCACAAAATAAAATATGAGAGTGTTTCTGTGAAAAAATAAGAGGAAACTGCAGATCCCCAGATTCCTCTTTAATCTTTTTCCTAGGCTGTAGAAAcatagaaagaaaataaaataaaggaGGAAAGCTAGCCGAAAATTTGAAAACAACCTTAGATGTACACACTTGCCATGCAAATCTTAATAAAATTTCTTTCTTTTTCGTCCCTCCATACTGGCTAGAATGTGTGTGCTAAATTTAATTAGATGGGGCTGGATTTGTTTCCATCAAAATATAAAATTATAATGTTATCTATTTTGCATACAATTAAGTTAACTAATTTCATAAATTCCTCTTTTGTTATGGTGCAGGCCTTCAGCACCAGAATTGGCATAGATGTTTCAAGAATTAATGAACGATTGAGAGCATTGGTATGATAGTAAATCAATTTGTGCACACACAAAAATCCACACAGAACTGTATTAAAACATCCTATAGACGGTACATCATATCTATTTATTAATTGACTATGACAGAGGATGGAAACGCCTTAACTAGCTAGCTAGTGTCTTCTCCATGTTAATTTCACAACGAGATCGACATATGAAGAAAATTTTGATCATCCTTCGATCTATAATCACTTGCTATAATTTGCTATAACAAGTTTTAGGCTATTATAGCATGTCGTACACGTTAAAATATAAAATATTAAATGTGTTATATTTTATCTCTTACTCCAATATTCAGTGTTGTATAAACCGAATAGGCTTGTTTTCATTTTTGATTTTGAATAGACTTGTTAGTTATAGCCCAACAAAATACAACTTACATCTATTTTCTTTGGTGCAATACATTCATTGAGCCCTAGAACTGGCATCCCCAACCAATCTTCTATCGCTAATTTGTACGGTATCGTATTAAGGCCGCCTCTCCAATATGCACAAACACCATGCCTATCTCCTCCTTTTGAACATTCTTGTGTTGTCCGGTGATCTAATCAATGTGAAGCTCGACCTTAGCAATTTTTCTCCTATGGAAAACACAGGCGATGCCATGCATGTGTGATGCTCGAGTCATTGGGTACGCTAATGGGACTTGCGCGGCTCCACCCAAGGAGCTTGTAACCAACAGAGACAAAGGAAAAATTAATAAGGTGATAAACCTCGAGTATGAATCTTGTGTCAAGCAGGACCAAATGGTGAGTTCCCTGCTTGTGTCAATATCCCCAGATACGTTGGGGCATGTGCCGGCCATGACAGCCATGGCCGAGCCTGTCTCTACATTAGGTTGCATGTTCTCCTCTCAATCCAATGCAAATATCTTCCAGGTTCGTGGGCAATTGGCAAATATGAGGAAGAACGACCTCCCGGCAAATGACTATTTCAACAAAGTAAAAGAGCTCGATGATACAATGGCTTTAGAAGGATGCCCTCTCGCTGAAGAGCATGCACTCTCATATCTGTTATGTGACCTCAGTTCTGACTACAACCCCATGTTGTCATTGACTCAAAACAAGTTGGTGTCACTCGGTGAGTTTTATTCTCATATGGACTCTTTTGAAGCCATATTGGGGCAGAAATATCTCTCCTTCATAGGAAAATTTTCACCCGACCTTGATCCGTGCAATCAACATGGTGGTAATAATTGAGACAATGAACGCGCAGGACTTGGTGCCAGCAACAATGATCAGCAGGGACAAAAAGGTGGCAACAATCATTGTCAATACTCCAACTGTGATAATGGTGAATTCTCACACCTCCAACGTTGCAGCAAGATGGGCCCTGCCTCCCTAAAGGGTTCAAAGTTCCTGGACCATACCTTTGAAGACAACGATAATCAAGATCCCAATTCTACGACAACCTACGACATCGATACAAACTCATATGCAGGTAAGGGGGCATGGGAAAACATAACAAGTGACCTAAATCAACTCATCATCCACAACTAGTGCAGGGGGGGCTATCAAGTGCACACAACCAACATGCGAGGAATGCACATTAGTCATGTTGATCACTACATAATTTGTACTTAAACCAAAGCCGACATCTTGATAATATCCTTCAAGTTCCTAGGGCTGCAAAAAACTCTCTTTTATTTTAATCAACCCACTTAATGGAAATAATGCCTTTTCTGGAATTTATTATGAATAGTTTTTTATAAGGCATATGCAACGATGAGAATTTTTTTGAGAACCTTGTAGAGGGCTCTCTAACCTATCGACAATTGCCAGTCTTCCTAGGGTCAAGATCTTGTAGCTACATACGCAGCCTCTTCGCATACATGGCATAGTCAAATAGGCCATCCGACTTTCCCATTGGTCCAATTTCACTATCTTAATAATCTCCTAGGTTTTTGTGGTTGTCAATAAGCAACAAGTTTTCTTTCTCTCTATTCTATTAAACTTGTTTATTTTGATATATGTGGACCCACTCCCAAATATGTTCGGGGTCATTTTAGTTTGTAAGATTTATGGACGATTATAGTAATTTTAGTTGGATTTATCTTTTTGTACAAAAATATAAGGTTTTCAAAAATCATTACACAATTCCAAGCACACTAAACGGTTGCTTTATAGGGAGATAGTAATCATACAAAGTACACagtagaaaattttaaaaatcATTGCACAATTCAAGCAAAGGATGGATGGTTTGTGTTGTTGGCCAGGGACATAATAGCCATGCAGAGTGATTGGGTGGAGTATGCCAAAAAAAAAAAACTTATACAACATGGGTCTTTTTTCAGTGGATATGTGTATCTCCTCATGTGGGAATGCCATACGGACAGTCTGGACCTTTCACTCCTCAATGAGTCTTCCGTGACCTCAAGGTGTTGTGCTTCAAGCACCTACGTGGGAACTGTAGAGGTGATAAGGTTAGGAGCATGAAAATCAGCGATCTTATGGTTATACGGAGATCCGCTCACCATATATCAAGGGATCTACAAAGCATAGAGGATTCCAGACAATTTTTTACCAGATTACTACCCCTCGTAGGTCTGTTACCCATTTGGGGGCCTCAATCTGGGTAAAGCCGCCGGTATTTGTCCTCTCCAGCCTAGTTCTATTTGTGCACCAGCCATCTCTTTATTTTCTTACGTTATTACCTTCAGATCGTATGATCGTTGAGCCATTATTTGTCGATATAATCATGTCTCATGTCCACATACGTGTTAGAAGAATAGTTCTCCTGAAACAAAACATCACCATATTGTGAAAGTAGGTCTTGCACTTCTTGCCCGTTAACATATGCTATTAAAATTTTGGGACACAACCTTGACATCTAGTGTTTTACTCATCGACCAAGTTCCAACTAATGTTAACGCTACTAGGACAAAAACCATGTCATTCCATCCTTCAAACTTTCAGGTGTGTGTGTGTTGGCTAAGCATTCGACAATACAATGTCTTGCTCTAAGTGTTGTGTTTTAATTTTTGAAAAATAggggacgggggggggggggggggggggggggggggggcaggaaACTAAAAGATTGCCCTAACAAAATAAAACATGTATATCATGTCTgagatttatttatttattcctGGCACTGTATAGTGCCCGAGAGGCAAGAAATCTGGTATGATGGTATATGGCTGCCAGATAGTGTCTGCCAACCTGGTGGCGGTAATCAAGTCTTGCAACGGGGTATTAACCACCTAAAACTCTACTGAGTCCTCAGTCGCGAAGGAATCATGGACGTCATGGCCCCGCCTGACGAATGATGGAGATAGCTGGTGACCTGATGACTTGGCCTAGCTGCCTCGTGCTCTCGTGCCTTAATGGACTGCTGCAGCAGCTC
The Aegilops tauschii subsp. strangulata cultivar AL8/78 chromosome 3, Aet v6.0, whole genome shotgun sequence genome window above contains:
- the LOC109769324 gene encoding transcription factor bHLH168-like, with translation MEVKAKPARGGKRTRASGGTAGAPTAKVLMEKKESEKERRQHMKRLCEKLSSLIPKEDNPHADTMTQLGSLDVAASYIKKLKERVDELQRKKTSVQAMATLGGVSGISTPTTTTTKSSGAGSLDGEKYLEASPTVVEVRQPDDSSMEVRLICSTKRPIKLHEVITIHEEEGADIVNANHSVAGHKILYTIHSRAFSTRIGIDVSRINERLRALV